In Rhodothermus marinus DSM 4252, a single genomic region encodes these proteins:
- a CDS encoding AGE family epimerase/isomerase: MSTETIPDVRRLRALQAEVHEELTENILKFWATRTPDLVHGGFVGRVGPDGRPHPEAPRGAILNARILWTFAAAYRQLGTPLYREMAEHAYRYFVRHFVDADHGGVYWLVAADGRPLDTRKHVYAQSFAIYALSEWHRATGDEAALALARAIYGLIEAHCADRVHGGYVEACDRAWRPLEDVRLSAKDAPEPRSMNTHLHVLEAYTNLYRVWPDAELAVRLQALIELFLRAIYHPATGHLILFFDERWRPRSRAVSFGHDIETSWLLLEAVDVLGQATLRPRVQQASLHLARATLAEGRAPDGSLYYEIDEQGRLDTDRHWWPQAEALVGFLNAYQESGEVAFYEAAEGVWRYIRKRQRDTQGGEWFARVRDDGTPYPDDKVDFWKGPYHNGRACLEAIQRLRHLLEHARSR; this comes from the coding sequence GTGAGCACGGAAACCATCCCGGACGTTCGGCGCCTGCGCGCGCTGCAGGCGGAGGTCCACGAAGAACTGACCGAGAACATCCTGAAGTTCTGGGCCACGCGCACGCCCGATCTGGTGCACGGTGGGTTTGTGGGACGGGTGGGGCCGGACGGCCGGCCCCACCCGGAAGCCCCGCGCGGAGCGATCCTGAACGCCCGGATCCTGTGGACGTTTGCCGCGGCCTACCGCCAGCTCGGCACGCCGCTGTATCGGGAGATGGCCGAGCATGCCTACCGGTACTTCGTCCGGCACTTCGTGGACGCCGACCACGGCGGCGTTTACTGGCTGGTGGCCGCCGACGGCCGTCCGCTGGACACCCGCAAGCACGTCTACGCTCAGTCCTTCGCCATCTACGCCCTGAGCGAGTGGCACCGGGCCACGGGCGACGAAGCGGCGCTGGCGCTGGCCCGCGCGATCTATGGCCTGATCGAAGCCCACTGCGCCGATCGGGTGCACGGCGGCTATGTGGAAGCCTGCGATCGCGCCTGGCGGCCGCTCGAAGATGTGCGGCTCAGCGCCAAGGACGCGCCCGAGCCGCGCAGCATGAACACGCACCTGCACGTGCTGGAGGCCTACACCAACCTGTATCGCGTCTGGCCCGATGCGGAGCTGGCCGTACGGCTTCAGGCGCTGATCGAGCTGTTCCTGCGGGCCATCTACCACCCGGCCACCGGGCATCTCATCCTGTTCTTCGACGAGCGCTGGCGGCCGCGCTCGCGGGCCGTCTCGTTCGGGCACGACATCGAGACAAGCTGGCTGCTTCTGGAAGCCGTCGATGTGCTGGGGCAGGCGACGTTGCGCCCGCGGGTGCAGCAGGCTTCACTGCATCTGGCCCGCGCCACGCTGGCCGAAGGCCGGGCACCGGACGGTAGCCTCTACTACGAGATCGACGAGCAGGGCCGTCTCGATACCGACCGGCACTGGTGGCCACAGGCCGAAGCGCTGGTGGGATTCCTGAACGCCTATCAGGAAAGCGGCGAGGTGGCCTTCTACGAAGCGGCCGAAGGCGTCTGGCGCTACATCCGAAAGCGCCAGCGTGACACGCAGGGGGGCGAATGGTTTGCCCGCGTGCGCGACGACGGCACCCCCTACCCCGACGACAAGGTGGACTTCTGGAAGGGGCCCTACCACAACGGCCGCGCCTGTCTGGAGGCGATCCAGCGCTTGCGGCACCTCCTGGAACACGCTCGATCCCGGTAG
- a CDS encoding response regulator, giving the protein MNRNNWTAIIVEDHPIVRQGLRTLLERQGCQVVAETGDGLEALQLIETHQPRLLLLDLSLKGLNGLEVLRQARRRARSMRVLVLSMYDDDAYVVEALRGGAMAYVLKGSPVEELVQALEALYQGRRYLSAPLSERLLAQAEAPQDLRDPYETLTDRERQILHLTAEGYTSREIAERLFISPRTVEKHRENLMAKLDIHSQAELIHYAVQRGLVQPRRP; this is encoded by the coding sequence ATGAACAGGAATAACTGGACGGCCATCATTGTCGAGGATCATCCCATCGTCCGCCAGGGACTGCGGACGCTGCTGGAGCGACAGGGATGTCAGGTCGTGGCCGAAACCGGCGACGGACTGGAGGCCCTGCAGCTCATCGAAACCCACCAGCCGCGACTGCTCCTGCTGGATCTTTCGCTGAAAGGGTTGAACGGGCTGGAAGTGCTCCGCCAGGCCCGTCGGCGGGCACGCTCGATGCGCGTGCTCGTGCTGTCCATGTACGACGACGACGCCTACGTCGTCGAGGCGCTGCGCGGCGGAGCCATGGCCTACGTGTTGAAGGGCAGCCCGGTAGAAGAACTGGTCCAGGCGCTGGAAGCGCTTTATCAGGGACGCCGCTATCTGAGTGCGCCGCTTTCGGAACGCCTGCTGGCGCAGGCCGAAGCGCCGCAGGACCTCCGCGATCCCTACGAAACGCTGACCGATCGGGAACGCCAGATCCTGCACCTGACCGCCGAGGGGTACACCAGCCGTGAGATCGCCGAGCGGCTTTTCATCAGCCCCCGCACCGTCGAGAAACATCGGGAAAACCTGATGGCCAAACTGGACATCCACAGCCAGGCCGAACTGATCCACTATGCCGTGCAGCGCGGGCTGGTCCAGCCGCGCCGGCCCTGA
- a CDS encoding PAS domain-containing sensor histidine kinase, producing the protein MRRQRKKWRFWLDPAGIALIYWSAGLLWILLSDHLLLQVGVDPDTLTRWQTAKGVLFVTLSALLLYGLMEMGHRLLREQTERLKESEANYRLLFEHNPRPMWVYDLETLRFLAVNQAAVALYGYSPEEFRRMTILDIRPEEDRPKVAASAWAPRGPFKHSGPWRHLTKDGRLLEVEIDSHLIEWEGRPAVLVLVQDVTERNRIARENARYREGLERLLEVSRQLMGETTDCDRLQAELVKTVRQIVPSAEAVLLWMRRGDRFVLEQKDGGPETLKPGFPLPLTADLVARLETVDTLDPVEAAALQARTVPALRDLKAALVAPIRTDQGLEGVICADSFTRADAFASYERALLQSLAALASVMLQNARLFAQLRRLSRQLLVAHEEERRRIARELHDEVGALLTSAQLCLGMAQTDVSETQQTLAQNLQEARALIDRLSQEIRQLTLQLRPPLLDELGLVGALQAYIERYQKQTGIRVHLHTELEPELRLPELIELTAYRFVQEALTNVARHAQTEEVAVQLRLTDRELLLVVEDQGVGFDPEQAFATGRSMGLTAMRERIELLGGRLEIASQPGQGTRLKALLPLPEEADRLISTEVSR; encoded by the coding sequence ATGCGCAGGCAACGAAAAAAATGGCGCTTCTGGCTCGATCCCGCTGGCATCGCACTGATCTACTGGAGCGCAGGGCTGCTCTGGATTCTCCTGTCCGATCACCTGCTGCTGCAGGTCGGGGTGGACCCGGACACGCTCACGCGCTGGCAGACGGCCAAAGGCGTGCTGTTTGTCACGCTTTCAGCGCTGTTGCTCTACGGATTGATGGAGATGGGACACCGGCTGCTCCGGGAGCAGACCGAGCGGCTGAAGGAATCGGAAGCGAACTACCGGCTGCTCTTCGAACACAACCCCCGGCCGATGTGGGTCTATGATCTGGAGACGCTGCGTTTTCTGGCGGTGAACCAGGCAGCCGTTGCACTCTACGGCTACAGTCCGGAAGAATTCCGGCGCATGACCATTCTGGACATTCGGCCGGAGGAAGATCGGCCGAAGGTGGCTGCCAGCGCCTGGGCACCGCGTGGCCCCTTCAAACACTCGGGCCCCTGGCGGCACCTGACAAAAGACGGGCGATTGCTGGAGGTGGAGATCGACTCGCACCTGATCGAGTGGGAGGGACGGCCGGCCGTGCTGGTACTCGTGCAGGACGTCACGGAGCGCAACCGCATCGCCCGCGAGAATGCCCGCTATCGCGAGGGGTTGGAGCGCCTGCTGGAGGTCAGCCGGCAGCTCATGGGGGAGACGACCGACTGTGATCGACTGCAGGCGGAGCTGGTGAAGACGGTCCGACAGATCGTGCCGTCGGCCGAGGCCGTACTGCTCTGGATGCGGCGCGGCGATCGGTTCGTACTGGAGCAGAAAGATGGTGGACCCGAAACCCTGAAGCCGGGCTTTCCGCTGCCGCTCACGGCCGATCTGGTGGCCCGCCTGGAGACCGTCGATACGCTGGACCCGGTCGAGGCAGCCGCATTGCAGGCCCGCACGGTCCCGGCCCTTCGCGACCTGAAGGCGGCGCTGGTGGCGCCCATCCGCACCGATCAGGGGCTGGAGGGCGTGATCTGCGCGGACAGCTTCACGCGGGCCGATGCCTTCGCCTCCTACGAGCGGGCCCTGCTGCAGTCGCTGGCGGCGCTGGCTTCGGTCATGTTGCAGAACGCCCGTCTGTTTGCGCAATTGCGCCGGCTTTCCCGGCAGCTGCTGGTGGCCCACGAAGAAGAACGCCGCCGCATCGCCCGCGAGCTGCACGACGAGGTGGGGGCCCTGCTGACGTCGGCGCAACTCTGCCTGGGGATGGCGCAGACGGACGTGTCGGAAACGCAGCAGACGCTGGCGCAGAACCTGCAGGAAGCCCGCGCGCTGATCGACCGACTCAGCCAGGAAATTCGCCAGCTCACGCTTCAGCTTCGCCCGCCGCTGCTTGACGAGCTGGGACTGGTGGGGGCGCTGCAGGCTTACATCGAGCGCTACCAGAAACAGACGGGCATCCGGGTGCACCTGCACACCGAGCTGGAGCCCGAGCTTCGCCTGCCGGAGCTGATCGAGTTGACGGCCTACCGCTTCGTGCAGGAAGCGCTGACCAACGTGGCCCGGCATGCGCAGACCGAGGAAGTTGCCGTGCAGCTCCGGCTTACCGATCGGGAACTTCTGCTGGTCGTCGAAGATCAGGGAGTGGGGTTCGACCCCGAACAGGCTTTTGCCACCGGACGATCCATGGGACTAACGGCCATGCGAGAACGGATCGAATTGCTGGGTGGTCGGTTAGAAATTGCAAGTCAACCCGGACAGGGTACCCGCCTGAAGGCCCTGTTGCCACTTCCGGAAGAAGCCGATCGTCTGATCTCAACCGAAGTATCGCGATGA
- a CDS encoding glycoside hydrolase family 130 protein: MEVRMAPTEAFALRLKRLEAAYEELITRPNEPLPDGNGIITRYRYPVLTAAHTPIFWRYDLNPETNPYLMERMGINAVFNPGAIKLGDRYLLVARVEGVDRKSFFAVAESPNGIDNFRFWDEPIVLPETDDPDVNVYDMRLTLHEDGWIYGVFCTERKDPKAPPTDTTAAMAQCGIARTKDLKTWERLPDLKTPSPQQRNCVLHPEFVDGKYAFYTRPQDDFIEAGSGGGIGWGLCADITNPVITEERIVDPRVYHTIKEAKNGLGPPPIKTPHGWLHLAHGVRNTAAGLRYVLYLFMTALDEPWRVIYAPGGYFMAPEGEERVGDVSNVLFCNGWILDDDGRVLIYYASSDTRCHVATSTLDRLLDYVMHTPPDGGRSAVCVQQRLELIRRNLQLLKRP, translated from the coding sequence ATGGAAGTGCGAATGGCACCGACCGAGGCGTTTGCGTTGCGTCTGAAACGACTGGAAGCCGCTTACGAAGAGCTTATTACGCGCCCGAACGAGCCGCTGCCCGACGGCAACGGCATCATCACGCGCTACCGCTATCCGGTCCTGACGGCCGCCCACACGCCCATCTTCTGGCGCTACGACCTGAACCCGGAGACGAACCCCTACCTCATGGAGCGCATGGGGATCAACGCGGTGTTCAATCCGGGGGCCATCAAGCTGGGCGACCGCTACCTGCTCGTGGCGCGCGTGGAGGGCGTCGATCGCAAGTCGTTCTTTGCCGTGGCCGAAAGTCCCAACGGCATCGACAACTTCCGCTTCTGGGACGAACCGATCGTGCTGCCAGAGACGGACGATCCGGACGTCAACGTTTACGACATGCGCCTGACCCTGCACGAGGACGGCTGGATCTACGGGGTGTTCTGCACCGAACGCAAAGACCCGAAGGCACCACCCACCGACACGACCGCGGCCATGGCCCAGTGCGGCATCGCCCGTACGAAGGACCTGAAAACGTGGGAGCGGTTGCCGGATCTGAAGACGCCCTCGCCCCAGCAGCGCAACTGCGTGCTGCACCCGGAGTTCGTCGACGGCAAATACGCTTTCTACACCCGACCGCAGGACGATTTCATTGAGGCTGGATCAGGGGGCGGTATCGGCTGGGGACTGTGTGCGGACATCACGAATCCGGTCATCACAGAAGAGCGCATTGTCGATCCCCGCGTCTACCACACCATCAAAGAAGCCAAAAACGGCCTGGGACCGCCGCCCATCAAGACGCCGCACGGCTGGCTGCACCTGGCCCATGGCGTGCGTAACACGGCGGCCGGCCTGCGCTACGTGCTCTATCTGTTCATGACGGCGCTGGACGAGCCCTGGCGCGTGATCTATGCGCCGGGTGGTTACTTCATGGCGCCGGAGGGCGAGGAACGCGTGGGCGACGTGTCGAACGTACTCTTCTGCAACGGGTGGATTCTGGACGACGACGGCCGGGTGCTGATCTACTACGCTTCGTCCGACACGCGCTGCCACGTGGCGACCTCGACGCTCGACCGGCTGCTGGATTACGTCATGCACACGCCGCCCGACGGCGGCCGCTCGGCCGTCTGCGTGCAGCAGCGACTGGAACTCATCCGACGGAACCTGCAACTGCTGAAGCGCCCGTGA
- a CDS encoding sodium:solute symporter family protein yields MHLTTLDLLIILAYGLITVGIGIWISKHAASSIRHYFLGGNRIPWYMLSLSNASGMFDISGTMWMVYLLFVYGLKSIWIPWLWPVFNQIFLMVYLSIWLRRSGVMTGAEWITFRFGTGRGAQLAHLIVVLFAIFNVIGFLAYGFIGIGKFAATFLPWKLSDDPVTNMHLYGLIITALTTIYVVKGGMFSVVATEVLQFFIMTIGCVAVGIIAMQRISPEMVAAVVPDGWFDPFFGWKLDLDWSRLMPAAQERIAADGWELFSAFFMMMLFKGVLQAMAGPAPNYDMQRVLSARTPREAAKMSGFVNVVLLVPRYMLVTGLTVLALVFFSDELNAMGSNVDFELVLPFALREFVPSGLTGLLIAALLAAFMSTYAATVNAAPAYIVNDIYKRYINPHASEKTYVWMSYLTSLLVVVIGTAVGLFVYSLNDIIQWIVAALYGGYTASNLLKWHWWRFNSYGYFWGMVAGMIAAMVVPALMPFVATIYTFPIILGVSLIGCIAGSLFTPPDDEEVLKNFYLKVRPWGFWKPIHEKLAAEFPELEANRNFKRDMLNVAVGIVWQTALTAAGIYLVLERTTELLICAGLIVACSIFLKYNWYDRMEDYPRDLEQYATKTARPVGMSAG; encoded by the coding sequence TTGCACCTTACCACGCTCGACCTGCTCATCATTCTGGCCTACGGGCTGATCACCGTCGGGATCGGCATCTGGATTTCAAAGCACGCGGCTTCCAGTATTCGTCACTACTTCCTGGGGGGTAACCGCATCCCCTGGTACATGCTGAGCCTGTCGAACGCCTCGGGCATGTTCGACATCAGCGGTACCATGTGGATGGTTTACCTGCTTTTCGTCTATGGACTGAAGAGCATCTGGATTCCCTGGCTCTGGCCCGTCTTCAACCAGATCTTCCTGATGGTCTATCTGTCGATCTGGTTGCGACGGTCCGGGGTGATGACCGGTGCCGAGTGGATCACCTTTCGTTTCGGGACGGGCCGTGGGGCGCAGCTGGCCCATCTGATCGTGGTGCTGTTTGCCATCTTCAACGTCATTGGCTTTCTGGCCTACGGGTTTATCGGTATCGGCAAGTTTGCCGCCACGTTTCTGCCCTGGAAACTCTCCGACGATCCGGTCACGAACATGCACCTCTACGGTCTGATCATCACGGCGCTGACCACGATCTATGTGGTCAAGGGCGGCATGTTCAGCGTGGTGGCTACCGAAGTGCTGCAGTTTTTCATCATGACGATCGGCTGCGTGGCTGTGGGCATCATCGCCATGCAGCGCATCTCACCGGAGATGGTGGCGGCCGTGGTGCCGGACGGCTGGTTCGATCCGTTCTTCGGCTGGAAACTGGATCTGGACTGGTCCCGCCTTATGCCCGCCGCGCAGGAGAGAATTGCCGCCGACGGCTGGGAGCTGTTCTCGGCCTTTTTCATGATGATGCTCTTCAAGGGCGTGCTGCAGGCGATGGCAGGTCCGGCACCCAACTACGACATGCAGCGCGTGCTTTCGGCCCGCACGCCCCGCGAGGCGGCCAAGATGAGCGGCTTCGTGAACGTCGTGTTGCTCGTGCCGCGCTACATGCTGGTGACGGGGCTGACCGTGCTGGCGCTCGTGTTCTTCTCCGACGAACTCAACGCGATGGGCTCCAACGTCGATTTCGAACTGGTGCTGCCCTTTGCGCTGCGCGAGTTTGTGCCTTCCGGGCTGACCGGGCTGCTGATTGCCGCGCTACTGGCCGCTTTCATGTCGACCTATGCGGCGACGGTCAACGCGGCCCCGGCTTACATCGTCAACGACATCTACAAGCGCTACATCAACCCCCACGCCAGCGAGAAAACCTACGTCTGGATGAGCTACCTCACCTCGCTGCTCGTGGTGGTGATCGGCACGGCCGTGGGGCTGTTCGTCTATTCGCTGAATGACATTATCCAGTGGATCGTGGCGGCGCTCTACGGCGGCTACACGGCTTCGAACCTGCTCAAGTGGCACTGGTGGCGTTTCAACAGCTACGGGTACTTCTGGGGCATGGTGGCCGGGATGATCGCCGCCATGGTGGTCCCGGCCCTGATGCCCTTCGTGGCGACCATCTACACCTTTCCGATTATTCTGGGCGTCTCGCTGATCGGCTGCATTGCGGGCAGTCTGTTTACACCACCCGACGACGAAGAAGTGCTGAAAAACTTTTACCTGAAGGTGCGCCCCTGGGGCTTCTGGAAGCCGATCCACGAGAAGCTGGCCGCCGAATTTCCGGAGCTGGAAGCCAATCGGAACTTCAAACGCGACATGCTGAACGTGGCCGTGGGCATCGTCTGGCAGACGGCGCTGACGGCCGCCGGGATCTATCTGGTACTGGAACGCACTACCGAGCTGCTGATCTGCGCCGGGCTGATCGTGGCCTGCTCGATTTTCCTGAAATACAACTGGTACGATCGCATGGAAGACTATCCGCGCGATCTGGAGCAGTATGCCACGAAAACCGCCCGCCCGGTGGGAATGTCTGCCGGTTGA